A window from Armatimonadota bacterium encodes these proteins:
- a CDS encoding tetratricopeptide repeat protein, whose product MIEHSEALIKEGKWDEAEAALQIFVDAHPVHPKGHALLAMCLGRKGDIPGASLHFQRAWALDPTDWGTGKNLIKCYEYHGKHSEALEVAHRIQDLRPSDQENIAAIARFKTALNILDPTY is encoded by the coding sequence ATGATCGAACATAGCGAGGCCTTGATCAAAGAGGGCAAGTGGGACGAGGCCGAGGCCGCGCTCCAGATTTTCGTCGATGCACATCCGGTTCACCCCAAGGGGCATGCGCTGCTCGCCATGTGCCTGGGGCGCAAGGGCGACATCCCTGGCGCTTCGTTGCATTTCCAGCGGGCTTGGGCCCTGGACCCGACCGATTGGGGAACGGGCAAGAACTTGATCAAGTGCTATGAGTACCACGGGAAGCACAGTGAGGCGCTCGAGGTTGCGCACCGCATCCAGGACCTGCGCCCGAGCGACCAAGAGAATATCGCCGCGATCGCGCGGTTCAAAACGG
- a CDS encoding efflux RND transporter periplasmic adaptor subunit: MDKRTLWGGLLLAVAGCSAPKPTPAELSAGEPVSGLTLETVSETSIPEVYEASGAVRAQLNATLSSKVMGRVTSVSVREGDDVRLGQLLVSLDSRELSSGVEAANANLNASLAGVRTAETMRALESKSSVARIAQAEAQVAMAQANVNASQAKLDLALAGPRTQEKAQARLALEQAESNVRLAKTRLDRVASLASQGAIPKKELDVAQNAYELAVAQRDSAAEALRIAQEGTRTEDLRAAREAVQQAQAGLTQAQAGLAQARASALNNRVRESEVQGARAQATQMKAALGSARVSLAYASVPAPFAGRIVARLVDPGAMATPGSPLLTLEGGRLRLEASIPEKHIGRLKVGDPISVHIDATGADLQGKVDEVVPQGERASHTFLVKIALPEEGEARSGMFGRAFVPLGETKAILVPKQAAWQKEGLWYIFAVNAEGTIRLRLITTGRTLGERLQVLSGLAPGDRIVARGRENARDGAKVAGQ, encoded by the coding sequence ATGGATAAACGAACCCTTTGGGGAGGGCTCTTGCTGGCGGTTGCCGGGTGCAGTGCTCCCAAACCCACTCCCGCCGAACTCTCCGCAGGCGAGCCCGTCTCGGGCCTGACCCTCGAAACCGTCTCTGAAACCTCCATCCCCGAGGTCTACGAGGCCAGCGGCGCCGTGCGCGCCCAGCTCAACGCAACCCTAAGCTCGAAGGTCATGGGGCGCGTAACGTCGGTCAGCGTTCGGGAGGGTGACGACGTTCGCTTGGGGCAGCTCCTTGTCTCGCTCGACAGCCGCGAGCTCTCATCGGGCGTCGAAGCGGCAAACGCCAACCTCAATGCCTCGCTCGCCGGCGTCCGGACCGCCGAGACCATGCGCGCGCTCGAATCGAAATCCAGCGTGGCACGCATCGCCCAGGCCGAGGCGCAGGTGGCCATGGCTCAAGCGAACGTCAACGCCTCTCAAGCCAAACTCGACCTGGCCTTGGCGGGGCCCCGCACCCAAGAGAAGGCACAAGCCAGGCTGGCACTCGAGCAGGCGGAATCCAACGTGCGCCTCGCAAAGACCCGCCTCGACCGCGTGGCCAGCCTTGCGTCCCAGGGCGCCATTCCGAAGAAGGAGCTAGACGTCGCCCAGAACGCCTATGAGCTCGCCGTCGCCCAGCGCGATTCGGCTGCCGAGGCGTTGCGCATCGCCCAGGAAGGCACACGAACCGAGGACCTCCGCGCCGCGCGAGAAGCCGTTCAGCAGGCTCAAGCGGGCCTCACGCAGGCTCAAGCCGGACTGGCCCAGGCGCGCGCCTCCGCGCTCAACAACCGTGTGCGCGAGAGCGAGGTGCAAGGCGCCCGCGCTCAGGCGACCCAGATGAAGGCCGCATTGGGTTCGGCAAGGGTCTCCCTGGCCTATGCGTCGGTTCCCGCCCCATTCGCAGGGCGCATCGTGGCGCGGCTCGTCGATCCCGGCGCGATGGCGACCCCGGGCTCTCCGCTCCTCACTCTGGAGGGCGGCAGGCTCCGGCTGGAGGCTTCGATCCCCGAAAAGCACATCGGCAGGCTCAAGGTCGGCGACCCGATATCGGTCCACATCGATGCGACGGGCGCGGACCTTCAGGGCAAGGTGGACGAGGTCGTTCCTCAGGGCGAAAGGGCCAGCCACACGTTCCTCGTCAAGATCGCGCTGCCCGAAGAGGGTGAGGCCCGGTCTGGGATGTTCGGCCGCGCTTTCGTTCCTCTTGGCGAAACCAAAGCGATTCTGGTCCCCAAACAGGCGGCCTGGCAGAAGGAGGGCCTTTGGTACATCTTCGCCGTCAACGCTGAGGGCACCATCCGCCTTCGGCTGATCACCACCGGCAGGACCCTGGGAGAGCGTCTCCAAGTGCTCTCTGGGCTTGCTCCCGGCGACCGGATCGTCGCCCGCGGCCGCGAGAACGCTCGTGACGGCGCGAAGGTGGCGGGCCAGTGA
- a CDS encoding efflux RND transporter permease subunit, producing MKVGIAGKLASAFVNSKLTPLLIIASFLLGGLAVLKTPREEEPQIIVPMADVIVPFPGASAADVERRVTTPMEKLIWEIPGVEYVYSTSSPGQGMVVVRFLVGQDQERAFVRLREKLQSHFDNIPPGAGEPIIKPRSIDDVPILALTLHSPSLGSYELRQIAGRVEEQIKSVGEVSETAIIGGLRREVRVTLDQAKLAGYGLGSDAVARALGASNQSAQAGAFGQGNAEISVKAGGYFKTREDVAKTPIGSQGGRILHVEDVATVADGPEEARSYVQFGYGPASKDPAKGPELRQAVTISVAKRQGANAIDVAHRVLAKVETLKGTLIPGDVTLTETRNYGESASEKSGELLYHMFLAVISVTVLIALALGKKESLVVLVAIPVTLALTLLVFYLYGFTLNRITLFALIFSIGILVDDAIVVVENIVRHLRLPEADRQGTLKTAVLAVDEVGNPTILATFTVIAAILPMAFVGGLMGPYMRPIPVGASAAMLFSLLIAFVVTPWAAVRLLKTAKHEAHHGEGKEDFLTRVYRQIMTPLLRSWKARLGFFGLIILLLLGSFALIATKSAIVKMLPFDNKNEFQVIVDMPTGTSLEKTAAVARQLADYGAKVPEVTDYQIYIGTASPYNFNGLVRHYFNRSMSYQADIQVNLAPKGERKSQSHEIVKRIRGDLVALGKKLGARVKVAEIPPGPPVLQTLVAEVYGPDQEARLDAARRVKEVFETTEGVSDVDWYVDDDQRTIRFKVDDTKAGILGVDVADANRALATALSGAQVGLLHDEGAREDIPITLRTERSARSSISDLTGLTVLSRGGAAVPLTEIVDPIEVATDKSIYHKNLLPVVYVTGDVVGRQESPVYAILQMNAAIDKLKLSSGAKLNVLSTHLPETTDASTMKWDGEWHITYEVFRDLGIAFAAVMVLIYILVVAWFQNFKTPLVIMAPIPLTLIGILPGHALMGAFVTATSIIGFIAGAGIIVRNSIILVDFIELRRRQGLPLEQAVIDAGATRFRPMLLTAAAVIVGSFVILFDPIFQGLAISLMAGEIASTLLSRFAVPVLYFLFQGKEGLAQQES from the coding sequence GTGAAGGTCGGAATAGCCGGCAAGCTCGCCTCAGCGTTCGTCAATTCGAAGCTGACCCCGCTGCTCATCATCGCCTCGTTCCTGCTTGGCGGGCTCGCGGTCCTCAAGACCCCGCGCGAGGAAGAGCCCCAGATCATCGTGCCGATGGCCGACGTGATCGTGCCGTTTCCGGGCGCTTCGGCGGCGGACGTCGAGCGTCGCGTGACGACCCCGATGGAGAAGTTGATCTGGGAGATCCCCGGCGTCGAATATGTGTATTCCACCAGCAGCCCGGGCCAGGGCATGGTCGTGGTCCGGTTTTTGGTGGGACAGGATCAGGAAAGGGCGTTTGTCCGACTTCGCGAGAAGCTCCAATCCCATTTCGACAACATCCCTCCCGGCGCGGGCGAACCGATCATCAAGCCTCGATCGATCGACGACGTCCCGATTCTCGCCCTTACGCTGCACAGCCCGTCCCTCGGCTCCTACGAGCTGCGCCAGATCGCCGGCCGCGTCGAGGAGCAGATCAAATCCGTCGGCGAGGTCTCCGAGACCGCCATCATCGGCGGCCTGAGGCGTGAGGTCCGTGTCACGTTGGACCAGGCCAAGCTGGCGGGCTATGGACTCGGAAGCGATGCCGTCGCCCGTGCGCTAGGCGCATCCAACCAGAGCGCGCAAGCAGGCGCCTTTGGCCAGGGCAACGCCGAAATTTCCGTCAAGGCCGGCGGTTACTTCAAGACCAGAGAGGACGTGGCCAAGACTCCAATTGGGTCCCAAGGAGGCCGGATCCTGCACGTCGAGGACGTCGCTACCGTCGCCGATGGCCCCGAGGAAGCCCGCAGCTACGTTCAGTTCGGCTATGGCCCGGCGAGCAAGGACCCTGCCAAGGGCCCGGAGCTTCGGCAAGCCGTGACCATCAGCGTCGCCAAACGCCAGGGAGCGAACGCCATCGACGTGGCCCACCGCGTGCTCGCCAAGGTCGAGACTCTCAAAGGCACCCTGATCCCCGGCGACGTGACGCTCACCGAGACCCGAAACTACGGCGAAAGCGCCAGCGAGAAGTCCGGCGAGCTGCTCTATCACATGTTCCTCGCCGTCATTTCGGTGACCGTTCTCATCGCCCTGGCGCTTGGGAAGAAGGAATCGCTCGTCGTGCTCGTGGCAATCCCGGTCACGCTCGCGCTCACGCTCCTCGTCTTCTACCTCTATGGCTTCACGCTGAACCGGATCACGCTTTTTGCGCTGATCTTCTCGATCGGCATCCTGGTCGATGACGCCATTGTCGTGGTCGAGAACATCGTTCGCCATCTGCGCCTTCCCGAAGCCGACCGCCAAGGCACGCTCAAGACCGCCGTGCTTGCCGTGGACGAGGTGGGCAACCCCACTATCCTTGCGACCTTCACGGTCATCGCGGCGATCTTGCCCATGGCGTTCGTCGGTGGGCTGATGGGGCCCTATATGCGCCCGATCCCCGTTGGCGCGAGCGCCGCGATGCTCTTCTCGCTGCTAATCGCGTTTGTGGTCACTCCTTGGGCCGCCGTGCGCCTGCTCAAGACCGCAAAGCACGAAGCCCACCATGGCGAAGGCAAGGAGGACTTTCTCACCAGGGTCTACCGTCAGATCATGACGCCGCTGCTGCGGTCCTGGAAGGCGCGGCTCGGTTTCTTTGGGCTGATCATCCTTCTGCTCCTGGGGTCCTTCGCGCTGATCGCCACGAAGTCGGCGATCGTGAAGATGCTCCCGTTCGACAACAAGAACGAGTTCCAGGTGATCGTGGACATGCCCACGGGTACCAGCCTGGAGAAGACCGCTGCCGTGGCTCGCCAGCTAGCTGATTACGGCGCCAAGGTGCCGGAAGTCACCGATTACCAGATCTACATCGGCACGGCGAGCCCCTACAACTTCAATGGCCTGGTACGGCACTACTTCAACCGCTCGATGAGCTACCAGGCCGATATCCAGGTTAACCTGGCGCCCAAGGGCGAGCGCAAATCCCAGAGCCACGAGATCGTCAAGCGCATTCGGGGTGACCTGGTGGCCCTCGGAAAGAAGCTGGGAGCAAGGGTCAAGGTCGCCGAAATCCCTCCGGGGCCGCCTGTGCTCCAGACGCTCGTGGCCGAGGTCTATGGCCCCGATCAGGAGGCCCGCCTCGACGCGGCCAGGCGCGTCAAAGAGGTCTTCGAGACCACGGAGGGCGTCTCCGACGTGGATTGGTACGTCGACGACGACCAGCGGACGATCCGCTTCAAGGTGGACGACACCAAGGCCGGCATCCTGGGCGTGGACGTGGCGGACGCCAACCGCGCGCTCGCAACGGCATTGAGCGGCGCACAAGTTGGCCTCCTGCACGATGAGGGAGCACGCGAAGACATTCCGATCACGCTAAGAACCGAGCGAAGCGCCCGGAGCAGCATCTCGGACCTGACAGGCTTGACGGTGCTCTCCAGGGGGGGCGCCGCCGTGCCTTTGACGGAGATCGTTGACCCCATTGAAGTGGCCACAGACAAGAGCATCTATCACAAGAACCTGCTCCCGGTGGTCTACGTGACCGGCGACGTCGTGGGCCGACAGGAGAGCCCGGTCTATGCGATCCTGCAGATGAATGCCGCCATCGACAAGCTGAAGCTATCCAGCGGGGCCAAGCTTAACGTGCTCTCGACGCATCTCCCCGAGACCACGGACGCCAGCACGATGAAGTGGGACGGCGAGTGGCACATCACGTATGAGGTCTTTCGCGATCTCGGCATCGCCTTTGCGGCGGTGATGGTGCTCATCTACATCCTGGTGGTCGCCTGGTTCCAAAACTTCAAGACGCCCCTGGTCATCATGGCGCCGATCCCGCTTACGCTCATCGGCATCCTCCCCGGCCACGCGCTGATGGGCGCCTTTGTGACCGCGACCTCGATCATCGGCTTCATCGCCGGGGCGGGGATCATCGTGAGAAACTCCATCATCCTGGTGGATTTCATCGAGCTTCGCCGGCGTCAGGGGCTGCCTCTGGAGCAGGCGGTGATCGACGCGGGCGCCACGCGGTTCCGCCCGATGCTGCTCACGGCGGCGGCGGTCATCGTGGGGTCGTTTGTGATTCTATTCGATCCGATCTTTCAGGGCCTTGCGATCTCGCTCATGGCGGGGGAAATCGCCTCGACGCTGCTCTCAAGGTTCGCGGTTCCGGTGCTGTACTTCCTGTTTCAGGGGAAGGAGGGCCTGGCCCAGCAGGAGAGCTGA
- a CDS encoding RNA polymerase sigma factor: protein MAIPTLDSDSRYERLVAEHKDAVYRQIARVCGNYDDAQDVLVETLLAAYRAMDQLRDPSAMRGWLATIGRRICRRMKHKEALAPILALADAEEPFVAPDFDAMLDEGRIRECVRHAVERLPEPYREAYMLRDIEQLSAEEAAERLGIGVRNLKSRLHRARLRVRQELDSGICGAG from the coding sequence ATCGCCATCCCCACCCTTGATTCAGACAGCCGCTACGAGCGGCTGGTCGCTGAGCACAAAGACGCGGTCTATCGGCAGATTGCGCGCGTCTGTGGCAACTACGACGACGCCCAGGACGTGCTCGTGGAGACTCTCCTCGCCGCCTACCGCGCCATGGACCAGCTTCGCGACCCCAGTGCGATGCGCGGTTGGCTGGCCACCATCGGCCGCCGCATTTGCCGCAGGATGAAGCACAAGGAGGCCCTGGCTCCGATCCTGGCGCTCGCCGACGCCGAGGAGCCCTTTGTCGCGCCCGACTTTGACGCAATGCTCGATGAGGGGCGAATCAGGGAGTGCGTTCGGCATGCCGTCGAGCGGCTGCCAGAACCCTATCGCGAGGCCTACATGCTGCGCGACATCGAGCAGCTTTCCGCCGAGGAGGCCGCCGAGCGGTTGGGGATCGGTGTGAGAAACCTGAAATCGCGCCTTCACCGCGCGCGCTTAAGGGTCCGCCAAGAGCTGGACTCGGGCATCTGCGGCGCGGGGTGA
- a CDS encoding DUF2892 domain-containing protein, producing MKQTLWTIERQVRLAVGILVLASLSLATLVSLNWLFLTAFVGVGLLFAGFTDVCPMVHVIVRLPWNRHPSNEGLR from the coding sequence ATGAAGCAAACCCTTTGGACCATCGAGCGGCAGGTGCGCCTGGCCGTCGGCATTCTCGTTCTCGCGAGCTTATCGCTCGCAACTCTGGTCAGCCTGAACTGGCTCTTTTTGACCGCCTTTGTCGGCGTGGGGTTGCTGTTCGCGGGCTTCACCGACGTGTGTCCGATGGTCCACGTCATCGTGCGATTGCCCTGGAACCGCCACCCATCCAATGAAGGGTTGAGGTAG
- a CDS encoding DUF302 domain-containing protein produces MSFCTEYRVAGDFAEVVERVKAVLQQAGFGTLSEIDVQAIFKNKIAKDIEPYTILGVCNPVLASQVLAIDPKIGVFLPCTVVVRQEGGEIVVDSQDPRLMAKWLENPGISPFADEAAERIEGALGSL; encoded by the coding sequence ATGAGCTTTTGCACGGAATACAGGGTGGCGGGAGATTTCGCCGAGGTGGTCGAGCGGGTCAAAGCGGTGCTTCAGCAAGCGGGCTTTGGGACGCTCTCGGAGATCGACGTTCAGGCGATCTTCAAGAACAAGATCGCCAAGGACATCGAGCCCTACACGATCCTCGGGGTCTGCAATCCCGTGCTCGCGTCTCAGGTTCTGGCGATCGACCCAAAGATCGGCGTATTTCTACCCTGCACGGTGGTCGTGAGGCAGGAAGGCGGCGAGATTGTCGTCGACTCGCAGGACCCAAGGCTGATGGCAAAGTGGCTGGAAAACCCTGGCATCTCTCCGTTTGCTGATGAAGCCGCCGAGAGGATCGAAGGGGCGCTGGGGTCGCTCTAG
- a CDS encoding carboxymuconolactone decarboxylase family protein translates to MPKLPSHFKKFMTEQPAVGAAYGKLSDAVAEAGPLDAKTRALVKLGLSLGAKMEGAVHSQARKALEAGATREEIRHAVLQATTTLGFPQMMTGIAWVEDVFRKEDERG, encoded by the coding sequence ATGCCGAAACTGCCAAGCCACTTCAAGAAGTTCATGACCGAGCAACCCGCCGTGGGCGCCGCCTATGGCAAGTTGAGCGACGCCGTAGCCGAGGCGGGCCCGCTCGACGCAAAGACGCGCGCGCTCGTCAAGCTGGGGCTTTCGCTCGGCGCCAAGATGGAGGGAGCGGTCCATAGTCAGGCGCGCAAAGCCTTGGAAGCCGGCGCCACCCGCGAGGAGATCCGCCATGCGGTGCTCCAGGCCACGACGACCCTCGGCTTCCCGCAGATGATGACCGGTATTGCCTGGGTGGAGGACGTGTTTCGGAAGGAAGACGAGCGGGGATAG
- a CDS encoding alginate export family protein, whose protein sequence is MLSVPSTPPIDLKLSLDMRERYERRANRDFLSSAPDDRTDLYTRFRPTLDLQCGEVSAVLQYQFAFGQCTTPTSFNSPQEQTVSLAFVRIPQPKGSITLGRQRLIEVNDRLVGHLEWNNVARSYDGVRYVRGPWEAFYFKFGVGKPLPKNVGLVGLAHRSNLGQTMAVLKTDKTVAGPTRITTLNHLAKTRRDATEYEFEAALQAGRVAGKDHRAWAIHTGATWIQSKASKVYVNLNAASGGHNPNRSETFDNLYPAAHKFYGSMDMTAWKNMAEVAGGWQFCPEPKTDVHVHGHYFQLLDSKDAWYGKMGAPNKGPNGVFLDPTGKSGRQVGLELDLDVTHRLSKSATLQFGLAELLPGSFIKKLNGGSASPQTWVYVMLLQKT, encoded by the coding sequence ATGCTCTCAGTACCAAGCACTCCTCCCATCGATCTCAAGCTCAGCCTCGACATGCGCGAACGCTACGAGCGACGCGCCAACCGCGACTTCCTCAGCTCCGCCCCAGACGACCGAACCGACCTCTACACCCGGTTCCGGCCCACCCTTGACCTGCAGTGCGGCGAAGTCAGCGCGGTGCTGCAGTACCAGTTCGCGTTCGGCCAGTGCACCACCCCCACCTCTTTCAACTCGCCGCAAGAGCAGACAGTGTCGCTTGCCTTCGTGAGGATTCCTCAGCCCAAAGGCTCGATCACGCTGGGCCGGCAAAGGCTGATCGAAGTTAACGACCGCCTCGTCGGGCATCTGGAGTGGAACAACGTCGCTCGATCCTATGATGGCGTCCGCTATGTTCGGGGCCCTTGGGAAGCTTTCTATTTCAAGTTTGGCGTCGGCAAGCCCTTGCCGAAGAACGTCGGCCTCGTGGGTCTCGCGCACAGGAGCAACCTCGGCCAGACGATGGCCGTGCTCAAAACCGACAAGACGGTCGCAGGCCCGACCCGTATCACGACGCTGAACCACTTGGCCAAGACGCGCCGGGACGCTACGGAGTATGAGTTCGAGGCAGCCCTTCAAGCGGGACGCGTCGCCGGGAAGGACCACCGCGCCTGGGCGATCCACACCGGGGCGACCTGGATTCAAAGCAAAGCGAGCAAGGTCTATGTGAACCTGAATGCCGCCAGCGGCGGACATAACCCTAACCGCAGCGAAACCTTCGACAACCTCTACCCTGCGGCTCACAAGTTCTATGGAAGCATGGACATGACTGCGTGGAAGAACATGGCCGAGGTGGCGGGCGGGTGGCAGTTCTGTCCTGAACCCAAAACCGACGTGCACGTTCACGGCCACTACTTCCAGCTTCTGGATTCAAAAGATGCATGGTACGGCAAGATGGGCGCCCCAAACAAGGGTCCGAACGGGGTGTTCCTCGATCCGACCGGCAAGAGCGGAAGGCAGGTCGGGCTGGAACTCGATCTGGACGTTACGCACCGGCTTTCGAAGTCCGCGACTCTGCAGTTTGGCTTAGCGGAGCTACTACCCGGCTCGTTCATCAAGAAGTTGAACGGCGGCTCCGCGAGTCCGCAAACTTGGGTCTATGTGATGCTTTTGCAGAAGACCTAA
- a CDS encoding esterase family protein, with translation MTVLLLASLIAFQQPSRQIVLGADDKPAFAQAPSGFDTPREGAAHGKVEVVEYDSKSVGVKRKMVVYTPPNYSAKRKYPVIYLLHGIGGTEWEWPGAGLANVILDNLIADGKATPMIAVMPNGRARPNDRAEGNVFESAPAFGVFDKDLLGSVIPYVDSHYATIADRDHRALTGLSMGGGQSLNFGLANTNTFAYVGGFSSAPNTLAPEKLVPDPEKAKSLKLLWVSCGDKDGLIGISQGVHRYLKEKGVPHVWHVDFGGHDFPVWKNDLYWFAQKIFRAAGQSAEAPKALRDRAKRLENAEASAFLRNHAPDGP, from the coding sequence ATGACCGTTCTTCTTCTCGCAAGCCTGATTGCCTTCCAGCAGCCGTCTCGGCAGATCGTTCTCGGCGCGGACGACAAGCCCGCGTTCGCGCAGGCCCCCTCCGGGTTCGATACGCCGCGCGAGGGCGCTGCCCACGGAAAGGTCGAGGTCGTCGAATACGACTCTAAGTCGGTTGGAGTCAAGCGCAAGATGGTCGTCTATACGCCTCCAAACTATTCGGCCAAGAGGAAGTACCCGGTGATCTACCTCCTGCACGGCATCGGCGGTACCGAATGGGAGTGGCCGGGCGCAGGCCTTGCCAACGTGATCCTCGACAACCTGATCGCGGACGGCAAGGCGACGCCGATGATTGCGGTGATGCCCAATGGCAGGGCAAGGCCCAACGATCGCGCCGAAGGGAACGTGTTTGAAAGCGCCCCGGCGTTCGGCGTGTTCGACAAGGACCTGCTCGGGAGCGTCATCCCGTATGTCGACTCCCACTACGCCACCATAGCGGACCGGGATCACCGGGCGCTGACTGGGCTCTCGATGGGAGGCGGACAGTCCCTCAACTTTGGCCTAGCAAACACAAACACCTTTGCCTACGTGGGCGGGTTCTCATCCGCGCCAAACACCCTGGCTCCCGAGAAGCTCGTCCCCGATCCTGAAAAGGCGAAGTCGCTCAAGCTCCTTTGGGTTTCCTGCGGCGACAAGGACGGCCTGATCGGTATCAGCCAAGGCGTGCATCGCTACCTGAAGGAAAAGGGCGTGCCCCACGTGTGGCACGTCGATTTCGGCGGCCACGATTTTCCGGTCTGGAAGAACGATCTTTATTGGTTCGCCCAGAAGATCTTCCGCGCGGCCGGCCAATCGGCCGAAGCTCCCAAAGCCCTCCGGGACCGTGCCAAGCGCCTCGAGAACGCCGAGGCGTCCGCTTTCCTCAGGAATCACGCTCCCGATGGCCCGTAG
- a CDS encoding glycoside hydrolase — translation MIGLVCAAVLIASHQGATMRQIQVDIRAVEGPLTGMFRACIGAGRANEGLRADWQRQLRQAKQACGFEYIRMHGLLCDDMGVYHEEHGKPVYNWQYIDELYDFLVDLKVRPFVELGFMPNGLASGKKTIFWWRGNVTPPKDYSKWADLIAALTRHWIERYGLVEVKKWYFEVWNEPNLDGFWAGDQKEYFKLYSVTAQAIKAVEPSLRVGGPATAGAAWVQEFIRYCVESHSPLDFITTHSYGVDVGHLDEYGGRGTVLSKNPDSIIGDVKRVRQQIKDSSMPTLPLHFTEWSSSYTPADPVHDSYVSAPYILEKLKSTLGVVDSMSYWTFTDIFEEAGPRATPFHGGFGLINYQDIKKPAFRAYEYLNKLGPKKLRCSDSRALVAADDKGVQALFWDFTNPIPENVNNQQFFITDVKPKPKGNVRLLFAGMKAGEYRVKVYRVGYRVNDPYADYLDLGRPSQLTRAQLAKIMKRNGGGPIREETVRVRRDGSLVREYPMRENDVYLVTVEPTSSRPRQTL, via the coding sequence ATGATCGGACTTGTTTGTGCGGCCGTGCTCATTGCTTCTCATCAAGGGGCTACCATGCGACAAATACAAGTTGACATCCGGGCCGTCGAAGGACCGCTCACGGGAATGTTTCGCGCGTGCATCGGGGCCGGAAGGGCGAACGAAGGTCTTCGTGCGGATTGGCAGCGGCAGCTCCGACAGGCAAAGCAGGCGTGCGGTTTCGAGTACATCCGGATGCACGGCCTACTGTGCGATGACATGGGCGTCTATCACGAGGAGCACGGCAAGCCGGTCTATAACTGGCAGTACATCGACGAGCTCTACGACTTTCTCGTCGATCTGAAAGTGCGCCCGTTTGTGGAGTTGGGATTCATGCCGAACGGGCTGGCCAGCGGCAAGAAGACGATCTTCTGGTGGCGCGGGAACGTGACGCCGCCGAAGGACTACAGCAAGTGGGCTGACCTCATCGCCGCCTTGACCCGGCATTGGATCGAGCGCTACGGCCTCGTGGAAGTGAAGAAGTGGTACTTCGAGGTCTGGAACGAGCCGAACCTGGACGGCTTCTGGGCGGGCGACCAAAAGGAGTATTTCAAGCTCTATTCGGTAACGGCACAGGCGATCAAGGCGGTCGAACCTTCGCTGCGCGTCGGGGGACCCGCGACAGCAGGCGCGGCATGGGTGCAGGAATTCATCCGCTATTGCGTTGAGAGCCATTCGCCACTGGACTTTATAACGACCCACAGCTACGGCGTCGACGTCGGCCATCTGGACGAATATGGTGGCCGCGGGACCGTGCTTAGCAAGAACCCGGATTCGATCATCGGCGACGTCAAGCGGGTGCGCCAACAGATCAAGGACTCCTCGATGCCCACACTTCCGCTTCATTTCACGGAATGGAGCTCGTCCTATACGCCGGCGGACCCTGTGCACGATAGCTACGTCAGCGCTCCGTACATTCTGGAAAAGCTGAAGTCAACATTGGGCGTTGTCGACTCGATGTCGTATTGGACTTTCACCGACATCTTCGAGGAAGCCGGTCCCCGGGCAACGCCCTTCCACGGCGGCTTTGGGCTCATCAACTATCAGGACATCAAGAAGCCCGCATTCCGAGCGTACGAGTACCTGAACAAGCTCGGGCCCAAGAAGCTGCGTTGCAGTGATTCTCGGGCTCTTGTGGCTGCGGACGACAAAGGCGTTCAGGCCCTGTTCTGGGACTTCACCAACCCGATACCCGAGAATGTCAACAATCAGCAGTTCTTCATTACCGACGTCAAGCCGAAGCCGAAGGGCAATGTCCGTCTTCTGTTCGCGGGTATGAAGGCCGGTGAGTATCGAGTGAAGGTCTACCGGGTCGGATACCGCGTCAACGATCCCTACGCCGACTACCTTGATCTGGGCCGGCCCAGCCAGCTCACCCGCGCTCAACTGGCCAAGATCATGAAGCGAAACGGTGGCGGCCCGATTCGTGAGGAGACCGTCAGGGTTCGCCGGGATGGATCGCTCGTCCGCGAGTATCCTATGCGCGAGAACGACGTCTATCTCGTGACCGTCGAGCCGACGTCATCAAGACCGAGGCAAACGCTATGA